From the genome of Symphalangus syndactylus isolate Jambi chromosome 7, NHGRI_mSymSyn1-v2.1_pri, whole genome shotgun sequence, one region includes:
- the RPL30 gene encoding large ribosomal subunit protein eL30, which translates to MVAAKKTKKSLESINSRLQLVMKSGKYVLGYKQTLKMIRQGKAKLVILANNCPALRKSEIEYYAMLAKTGVHHYSGNNIELGTACGKYYRVCTLAIIDPGDSDIIRSMPEQTGEK; encoded by the exons ATGGTGGCCGCAAAGAAGACG AAAAAGTCGCTGGAGTCGATCAACTCTAGGCTCCAACTCGTTATGAAAAGTGGGAAGTACGTCCTGGGGTACAAGCAGACTCTGAAGATGATCAGACAAGGCAAAGCGAAATTGGTCATTCTCGCTAACAACTGCCCAGCTTTGAG GAAATCTGAAATAGAGTACTATGCAATGTTGGCTAAAACTGGTGTCCATCACTACAGTGGCAATAATATTGAACTGGGCACAGCATGCGGAAAATACTACAGAGTGTGCACACTGGCTATCATTGATCCAG gtgactCCGACATCATTAGAAGCATGCCAGAACAGACTGGTGAAAAGTAA